From the Kitasatospora atroaurantiaca genome, the window CTCTCGGGGGCCCGCTTCAGCGTGGCCGCCGGTCCGGGTGCCCGGCTGGAGCGGGCGCTGGCGGCGTTCTTCCTCGACCTGCACACCACCGAGCACGGGTACACCGAGTACTCCGTCCCGCACCTGGTCACCCGGGAGACCATGACGGCGACGGGGCAGCTGCCCAAGTTCGAGGAGGAGCTGTTCGCCACCTCGGTCGGTGGCCGGGAGCTGTTCCTGATCCCGACCGCCGAGGTGCCGCTCACCAACCTGGTCGCCGGGGAGCTGCTGAACCCGCGCTCGCTGCCGCTGGCGTTCACCGCCCACACCCCCTGCTACCGCGCCGAGGCCGGAGCCTACGGCCGGGACACCCGGGGCATCCTGCGGCTGCACCAGTTCGGAAAGGTGGAGCTGGTCCGGATCTGTGAACCCGAGAAGGCCCAGGACGAGCTGGAGCTGATGGTCCGCCAGGCCTCCGAGTGCCTGGAGCGCCTGGGGCTGTCGTACCGGGTGATGCTGCTGCCGGCCGGCGACATGGGCTTCTCCGCCCGGATGACGTACGACCTCGAGGTCTGGATGCCCGGCAGCGGGGCCTTCCGCGAGGTGTCCTCGGTCTCGGACTGCGGGACCTTCCAGGCCCGCCGCGCGGGTGTCCGGTACCGCAGCGCCGACGGCCGAAAGGTGCCGGTGGCCACCCTGAACGGCTCGGCCCTGCCGATCGGCCGCACCCTGGCGGCTCTGCTGGAGCAGGGCGTCCAGCCCGACGGCTCGGTGCTGCTGCCCGAGGCGCTGGTGCCGTACACGGGCTTCCGCCGGCTGCTGCCCGGTGGCGGTACCGAGCGCTGAGCCAACGCGAAGGGCCCGCCGGATCTCCGGCGGGCCCTTCGCGGTTGACGGATGCTCAGACCGGCTGGAGCTGCGGCGGGGAGGGCAGGTGCAGCGAGGGCTCCTGGTTGAGGATCTCCCGGAAGAGCCGCTTGAGCTGCGGCGACGGCTCCATGCCGAGCTCGTCGATCAGCCTGGTACGGGCCGTGTTGTAGGCCTCGACCGCCTCGGCCTGGCGGCCGGAGAGGTACAGGGCCAGCATCAGCAGCTCGGTGATCCGCTCCCGCCACGGGTGGATGACGCTCAGCCGCCGGAGCTCGCTGATCGTCGATGCCGGCTGGTTGCAGCGGATGCCCAGCTCCAGCTTGTCCTCCAGGGCCGCCAGGTACTCCTCGTCCAGCTGGAGGGCCACGCTGCGGCAGAGCGCACTTGCGGTGACGTCCTGCAGCGGCGCGCCCTGCCAGAGGGACAGCGCCTCGTCCAGCAGCCGGCCTGCCTGCGCCGGGTCGTTCTCCACCGCGAGCCTGGAGCGGGTGAGGCGGTCGCGGAACACGCTCATGTCCAGATCGTCGGGGGCGACGTCGAGGACGTAGCCGGACGCCTGGGTGATCAGCGCCGGTGCCGCCGGCGAGCTGCCGGCGAGCTGCCGCAGGGTGCGCCGCAGCCGGGAGACGTGGGCCTGCAGGGCGTTCTCCACGGTGTCGGGGGGATTGTCGCCCCACAGCTCGGTGTAGAGCTGCTCGGTCGGTACCAGCCGGCCGGCCCTGATCAGCAGGGTGGCCAGCAGGATGCGCTGCCGGGTGCCCGAGATGGCGCTGAATCGGCCGTCCACGACGGCCCCGACGGATCCCAGAACTGTGAACTTCATTGGCTCTCCCGTTCGAGAAGGCCGTCCCATCCGTACCGGGTGGCGGCGGTCCGGAGAGTCACACCGTCACCTGGAGCCCCGCTTGAGCTCAGCCGGACCTCCTCCCCGGCGGCTGTGCGCATTACCTCCGGCGTAATCGACGCGACGCATTTGCGCTGCGAGCCTTGAGCCATCGGAACTTTACCGATGGAGAGAGGAAATTGGCTGTGACCGACTTCGAGAAGCTCGTCGACCGCTATATCGCGGTTTGGAACGAGACGGACGCCGAGAGCCGCAGCGCCCAGATCCGTTCGCTGTGGACGGAGGACGGCGAGCACGTGTTCCCGCAGGCCGCGCTGCGTGGATACGAGGCGATCGAGGCCGTCGTGACCGAGGTGTACGAGCAGTTCGTCACCAAGGGCTTCAAGTTCCGGGTCGGCGCGAACGGCAAGCCCGACGTCAACAACAACTCGGTGCGCTTCACCTGGGAGATGGTGCCGGCGGCCGGTGGTGACGAGGTGTCGATGGGCGGCGTCGACTTCATCATCGTCGACGAGGACGGCCGGATCCGGTACGACTACCAGTTCTTCGACATCCTCCCGGCCTGACCTGACCTGACAGGTCTGTGTCAGGGTCGCGTCAGCGTGGCGTCAGGGCCTGCTGGCACCGTTCGCGTGACGGTGTCGCGGGCCC encodes:
- the serS gene encoding serine--tRNA ligase: MHDVRELIDQGPEATRRLARRRYQLDLDGLWAAHRRRAAGLDEVALLRSELKRASSRPRQAGAQGPSEADREESRLLREKVQTAEAEVRTAEQELTELLLQIPNLPLDSVPDGDSEKEAVEVRRGGPPVRDAAESRHHAEVGAELGILDSTRAARLSGARFSVAAGPGARLERALAAFFLDLHTTEHGYTEYSVPHLVTRETMTATGQLPKFEEELFATSVGGRELFLIPTAEVPLTNLVAGELLNPRSLPLAFTAHTPCYRAEAGAYGRDTRGILRLHQFGKVELVRICEPEKAQDELELMVRQASECLERLGLSYRVMLLPAGDMGFSARMTYDLEVWMPGSGAFREVSSVSDCGTFQARRAGVRYRSADGRKVPVATLNGSALPIGRTLAALLEQGVQPDGSVLLPEALVPYTGFRRLLPGGGTER
- a CDS encoding AfsR/SARP family transcriptional regulator, with product MKFTVLGSVGAVVDGRFSAISGTRQRILLATLLIRAGRLVPTEQLYTELWGDNPPDTVENALQAHVSRLRRTLRQLAGSSPAAPALITQASGYVLDVAPDDLDMSVFRDRLTRSRLAVENDPAQAGRLLDEALSLWQGAPLQDVTASALCRSVALQLDEEYLAALEDKLELGIRCNQPASTISELRRLSVIHPWRERITELLMLALYLSGRQAEAVEAYNTARTRLIDELGMEPSPQLKRLFREILNQEPSLHLPSPPQLQPV
- a CDS encoding nuclear transport factor 2 family protein, whose product is MTDFEKLVDRYIAVWNETDAESRSAQIRSLWTEDGEHVFPQAALRGYEAIEAVVTEVYEQFVTKGFKFRVGANGKPDVNNNSVRFTWEMVPAAGGDEVSMGGVDFIIVDEDGRIRYDYQFFDILPA